A genome region from Labilibaculum antarcticum includes the following:
- the mutS gene encoding DNA mismatch repair protein MutS codes for MKQYYQMKDKHPDAIMLFRVGDFYETFSDDAIRASEILGITLTKRANGSASYVELAGFPHHAIDTYLPKLVRAGMRVAIVEQLEDPKKTKTLVKRGIVELVTPGVSYNDNVLEHRENNFLACIHMEKKSAGIAFLDASTGEFLTAEGNFEYIDKLLGNFQPKEVLYQRGKEKQFHELFGGKFYTFTMDDWMFTESAAKDRLLRHFETTSLKGFGVQTLRDGIIASGAVLHYLDITKHSKAAHVTQLSRIEEDRYVWLDKFTVRNLELFGALNDGAGTLSGVMDKTLSPMGARLLKRWIALPLKDAALITDRLSVVNYFFNKEEVSLSIGDEIQQIGDLERIISKVAVGRVSPREVVQLKNALLAIDPIRNYCMASGNDGLLKIGDQLNPCASVREKIQKEIHADPPNMVSKGGVIADGVCEELDDLRKISFTGKDYLLQMQMREIERTGITSLKIAFNNVFGYYIEVRNTHKDKVPEEWIRKQTLVSAERYITQELKDYEEKILGAEEKIQALETRLYNELVLGIADYISTIQLNAAMIGRLDCLLSFAKLAKENNYNCPSINDSEIIDIKQGRHPVIEKQLPIDEKYIANDVYLDNESQQVIIITGPNMAGKSALLRQTALIVLMAQIGSFVPAKEANIGCVDKIFTRVGASDNISLGESTFMVEMNEAASILNNLSSRSLILFDELGRGTSTYDGISIAWSIVEYIHENSNSRAKTLFATHYHELNEMEKSFSRVKNFNVSVKEVDNKVIFLRKLVSGGSNHSFGIHVARMAGMPKSIVKRADEILLQLEGKQNGESLAKPIGEIAQQREGYQMSFFQLDDPVLLQIRNEISDLDINNLTPIEALNKLNEIKKISGL; via the coding sequence ATGAAGCAGTATTATCAGATGAAAGACAAGCATCCTGATGCTATTATGCTGTTTAGGGTGGGTGACTTTTACGAAACATTTTCTGATGATGCAATTCGTGCTTCTGAAATTTTAGGAATTACCCTAACCAAACGTGCAAACGGATCTGCATCCTATGTTGAATTGGCAGGATTCCCGCATCATGCAATTGATACCTACCTGCCTAAATTGGTGCGGGCAGGAATGCGTGTGGCCATAGTTGAGCAATTGGAAGATCCGAAGAAAACAAAAACTCTCGTTAAGCGGGGGATTGTCGAGTTGGTAACTCCAGGTGTATCCTATAATGATAACGTTTTGGAGCATCGCGAGAATAATTTTCTTGCTTGCATTCATATGGAGAAAAAATCAGCTGGAATCGCTTTTTTGGATGCTTCGACAGGTGAGTTTTTAACTGCAGAAGGAAATTTTGAATACATCGACAAGTTATTGGGTAATTTTCAACCTAAGGAGGTCTTGTATCAGAGAGGGAAAGAAAAGCAGTTCCATGAATTATTTGGTGGCAAGTTCTATACTTTCACCATGGATGATTGGATGTTTACCGAAAGTGCTGCGAAGGATCGATTGCTTCGTCATTTCGAAACCACTTCTCTGAAAGGCTTTGGGGTTCAGACTCTTCGCGATGGAATTATTGCATCAGGTGCGGTTTTGCATTATCTTGATATTACCAAACACTCTAAGGCGGCTCATGTTACTCAGCTTTCGCGGATAGAGGAAGACAGGTATGTGTGGTTGGATAAATTTACAGTGCGAAATTTAGAGCTGTTTGGAGCGCTAAACGATGGGGCAGGTACTTTATCGGGTGTCATGGATAAAACTTTATCGCCAATGGGAGCTCGTCTTCTTAAAAGATGGATTGCGCTTCCTTTAAAAGATGCTGCTCTTATTACCGATCGATTAAGTGTTGTTAACTATTTTTTCAATAAGGAAGAGGTTTCTCTTAGTATAGGAGATGAAATTCAGCAAATAGGAGATCTGGAAAGGATCATTTCCAAGGTTGCTGTTGGCAGAGTTAGTCCACGGGAAGTTGTTCAGTTAAAAAATGCCTTACTGGCAATTGACCCTATTCGTAACTATTGTATGGCAAGTGGTAACGACGGTTTGCTAAAAATAGGAGATCAATTAAATCCATGTGCTTCGGTTCGTGAAAAAATTCAAAAAGAGATTCATGCCGATCCACCTAACATGGTTAGTAAAGGTGGAGTAATTGCTGATGGTGTTTGTGAAGAGTTGGATGATTTAAGGAAAATATCTTTTACGGGTAAAGATTATTTACTTCAGATGCAGATGCGTGAGATTGAGAGAACAGGAATAACTTCTCTTAAAATTGCCTTTAACAATGTGTTTGGATACTATATCGAAGTAAGAAATACCCACAAAGATAAAGTTCCGGAGGAATGGATTAGAAAGCAAACTCTGGTAAGTGCCGAGAGATATATTACACAGGAATTAAAAGATTACGAAGAGAAAATATTGGGTGCTGAAGAAAAAATTCAGGCTTTGGAAACTCGCTTGTACAATGAGTTGGTTTTGGGTATTGCCGATTATATTTCAACCATTCAGTTAAATGCGGCTATGATTGGTCGTTTGGACTGTTTGTTGTCTTTTGCGAAATTGGCCAAAGAGAACAATTACAATTGTCCGAGCATCAATGATTCTGAAATTATTGATATCAAACAGGGAAGGCATCCGGTTATTGAAAAGCAACTGCCCATTGATGAAAAATACATTGCCAACGATGTTTACCTGGATAATGAAAGTCAGCAGGTAATTATTATTACAGGGCCAAACATGGCAGGTAAGTCAGCCTTGTTGCGTCAAACAGCCTTAATTGTACTAATGGCTCAAATAGGAAGCTTTGTGCCTGCTAAGGAGGCGAATATTGGTTGTGTCGATAAGATTTTTACCCGTGTGGGAGCTTCGGATAATATTTCATTGGGCGAATCTACTTTTATGGTTGAAATGAACGAGGCGGCTAGTATTCTTAATAATCTTTCATCACGAAGTCTGATTTTGTTTGATGAATTGGGTCGAGGAACAAGCACCTACGATGGAATCTCAATCGCCTGGTCGATTGTGGAATATATTCACGAAAATAGCAATAGTAGAGCAAAAACGCTGTTTGCAACTCACTATCATGAGCTAAACGAAATGGAAAAGTCATTTTCAAGGGTGAAAAATTTTAATGTTTCGGTAAAGGAAGTGGATAATAAAGTTATTTTCTTGCGAAAATTAGTTTCCGGAGGATCCAATCATAGTTTTGGTATTCATGTCGCCCGAATGGCCGGAATGCCCAAATCTATTGTGAAACGAGCCGATGAAATATTGCTTCAGTTGGAAGGGAAACAGAATGGAGAATCCCTCGCGAAGCCGATTGGTGAGATTGCACAACAGCGAGAAGGATATCAAATGAGTTTCTTTCAGCTCGACGATCCTGTGCTTTTACAGATTCGAAATGAAATCTCCGATTTGGATATCAATAATCTGACACCAATAGAAGCGCTAAATAAGCTGAATGAGATAAAAAAGATCTCCGGATTATAA
- a CDS encoding hybrid sensor histidine kinase/response regulator: protein MAKEFDILERKLEREQRARIEAEKLLEDKSLQLFKSNKQLMILNSELEHLVEERTQKLISTENEYHILVESINDLILKTDLSGKIVYANQIAGKILGDGKSDLLGDNIYNFIDPKKRTQIIRFLSRQFLKKNCVNYFELKLHLNVTNEKWFGVTVQFSEDKCLKCDKKLCFRMDGSNQVVASPECNYQNVIIVAHDITEQKLVQIDLKKSEKRYRELTEFLPELICEINTRGKVTYANQFALLKFGYTSDELLAESFNVFSIFSQEDRKRVQNRIEDILKSGGNYSNEYNAIKKNGESFPVLVYSSPMYSGDTVVGIRGVMVDITERKNYELEIANNLKQQEILSEISLKYNTLSDFPEKTQEALQIIGEHIKASRVYIFENSLDGLTTSNTYEWCQQGISPQITQLQNIAYAEISSFKELLLTKGIICANDITTLPDDIKVILEAQNIKSIIALPLLLEGEFLGFIGFDECNTARVWSKSEQELLRTISNLISNAFISNEINTKLAIQAQENSGIINSIPDQIIRISASGKIISIDSPNYTDGLFSKYKEGSVDYLNLLFDTDLANSFMIAIKECLALEKFKFDFSLLKRNVIEYYETRFVKLKGDVVLAIIRDVTELKENEKQLQIAKLKAEDASRVKSEFLANVSHEIRTPMNAILGFSEWLHDNVTNELHKSYLHTVLSSGRNLLVLINDILDLSRIESGKLSLHIEPMDIRRVLHDIKQILKQKIEEKNLGFDVNIDPSVPSHIFMDEVRFHQILFNIIGNAVKFTAKGYIHVSIWQTPSTVENEINLMVSIEDTGIGIKKDQQELIFTAFTQQSGQSNRHYEGTGLGLSIVSGLLKSLNADIKIKSSPGKGATFTLNFKTVKVTEIADSSNGKKTEQKKLVLNSGKILIVDDVEFNIKVLKRIIDSDTVTFLEAENGEQALDILSSEIPDIIFMDILMPGISGYAATEIIKKDDRLKHIPVVAFTASTMSTDTNKINDLFDAFLQKPALRKDVYGVLKKFLPNNFDEIEPVVEKDELFEITEICKEKIPMVLETLQNKFIPHWEKVKDDLIIFEIEEFYNQLNSFSKEKGCGFLDNYCVELNVGLQSFDIDKIRRKLAEFPEIIQKIKSYD, encoded by the coding sequence ATGGCAAAGGAATTTGATATTTTGGAAAGAAAGCTGGAGCGGGAGCAACGTGCAAGGATTGAAGCTGAAAAATTATTGGAAGATAAATCACTTCAGTTGTTCAAATCCAATAAGCAATTGATGATTCTAAACTCTGAGTTAGAACATTTGGTTGAGGAGAGGACCCAAAAACTCATATCTACTGAAAATGAATATCATATTCTTGTTGAGAGCATAAACGACTTGATTTTAAAAACTGATTTAAGTGGAAAAATTGTTTATGCCAATCAAATTGCAGGTAAAATTTTAGGTGATGGGAAATCTGATTTACTCGGAGATAACATCTATAATTTTATTGATCCTAAAAAAAGAACTCAAATAATTAGATTCCTCAGCCGTCAATTTCTCAAAAAAAATTGTGTTAATTACTTTGAACTAAAATTGCATTTAAATGTAACCAATGAAAAATGGTTCGGAGTCACCGTTCAGTTTTCAGAAGATAAATGTCTGAAATGTGATAAGAAACTTTGTTTTCGAATGGATGGATCAAATCAGGTGGTCGCTTCTCCTGAATGTAATTATCAAAATGTAATTATTGTGGCTCATGATATTACAGAGCAAAAACTCGTTCAGATTGATTTAAAGAAAAGTGAAAAGCGTTATAGGGAACTTACCGAATTTTTGCCTGAATTAATTTGCGAAATAAATACGCGAGGAAAAGTAACCTATGCAAATCAATTTGCCTTATTAAAATTTGGTTATACCAGTGATGAACTATTAGCTGAATCTTTCAATGTGTTCAGTATTTTTAGTCAGGAAGATCGAAAACGGGTTCAAAATCGAATTGAAGATATCCTTAAAAGTGGAGGAAATTATTCAAATGAATACAATGCGATTAAAAAAAATGGTGAATCCTTCCCCGTATTAGTCTATTCATCACCAATGTATAGTGGAGATACAGTTGTTGGTATTCGTGGCGTTATGGTTGATATTACCGAACGGAAAAATTACGAACTAGAAATTGCCAATAATCTAAAACAACAAGAAATTTTATCTGAGATATCCTTAAAATATAACACGTTAAGCGATTTCCCAGAGAAAACACAGGAAGCACTTCAAATTATTGGCGAACATATTAAAGCAAGTCGAGTTTACATTTTCGAGAATAGTTTAGACGGATTAACAACCAGCAACACCTATGAGTGGTGCCAACAGGGAATTAGTCCACAGATAACACAACTTCAAAATATCGCCTATGCTGAAATTTCATCCTTTAAAGAGTTGCTGTTAACTAAAGGCATTATTTGTGCTAATGACATTACAACATTACCTGATGATATTAAAGTAATACTTGAAGCCCAAAATATTAAGTCCATTATTGCATTGCCTCTTTTGCTTGAGGGAGAATTTCTTGGATTTATAGGATTTGATGAATGTAATACCGCACGAGTTTGGAGTAAATCCGAACAGGAACTTCTTCGTACTATATCGAATTTAATATCCAATGCATTCATCAGCAATGAAATAAACACGAAACTTGCAATTCAGGCTCAGGAAAATTCAGGCATAATTAATTCTATTCCCGATCAAATTATACGAATTTCCGCATCGGGCAAAATAATCTCAATAGACTCGCCAAATTATACAGACGGATTATTTAGTAAATACAAGGAAGGTTCTGTTGATTATCTGAACTTATTATTTGATACCGATTTGGCTAATTCTTTTATGATTGCTATAAAGGAATGCCTTGCCTTGGAAAAGTTTAAGTTTGATTTTTCACTTCTTAAGCGAAACGTAATTGAGTATTATGAAACTCGTTTTGTTAAATTGAAAGGAGATGTTGTACTTGCCATCATTAGAGATGTTACGGAACTTAAAGAAAACGAAAAACAGCTGCAGATTGCTAAATTAAAAGCGGAAGATGCCTCGAGAGTTAAATCGGAATTTTTAGCCAATGTATCTCATGAAATCAGGACTCCTATGAATGCCATTTTGGGGTTTAGTGAATGGTTGCATGATAATGTTACCAATGAGTTACACAAATCCTATCTGCACACAGTTTTGTCAAGTGGACGTAATTTACTGGTACTCATTAACGATATTCTTGATTTGTCGAGAATAGAGTCTGGGAAATTGTCTCTTCACATTGAACCAATGGACATCAGAAGGGTACTTCATGATATAAAACAAATTCTCAAACAAAAAATCGAAGAGAAAAATTTGGGTTTTGATGTCAATATTGATCCATCGGTGCCAAGCCATATTTTTATGGATGAAGTTCGGTTTCATCAAATATTATTTAATATCATAGGCAACGCCGTCAAATTTACGGCAAAAGGTTATATTCATGTGTCTATTTGGCAGACACCGAGTACGGTTGAAAATGAAATTAATTTGATGGTTAGTATTGAAGATACTGGAATTGGAATAAAAAAAGATCAACAAGAACTTATTTTCACGGCTTTTACCCAGCAAAGCGGACAAAGTAATCGTCATTATGAAGGAACAGGCTTAGGTCTTTCAATTGTAAGTGGGTTACTAAAAAGTTTAAATGCGGATATAAAGATAAAAAGCAGTCCGGGAAAAGGGGCAACTTTCACCTTGAATTTTAAAACTGTAAAAGTCACTGAAATTGCAGATTCCTCAAATGGAAAAAAGACAGAGCAAAAGAAACTCGTTTTAAATTCAGGAAAAATTTTAATTGTTGATGATGTTGAATTCAACATAAAAGTATTAAAAAGGATAATTGATTCTGATACGGTTACTTTTTTGGAAGCTGAAAATGGAGAACAAGCATTGGATATTTTAAGTTCTGAAATTCCCGATATTATTTTTATGGATATTCTTATGCCTGGAATAAGCGGGTACGCTGCAACAGAAATAATCAAAAAGGATGATAGATTGAAACACATTCCTGTTGTTGCATTTACTGCCTCAACAATGAGTACAGATACGAATAAAATTAATGATCTTTTTGATGCTTTCTTGCAAAAACCAGCACTACGAAAAGATGTTTATGGAGTTTTGAAGAAATTTCTACCAAATAATTTTGATGAGATAGAACCCGTTGTTGAAAAAGATGAATTGTTTGAGATAACCGAAATTTGTAAAGAGAAAATCCCAATGGTATTAGAAACTCTTCAGAATAAATTTATTCCACACTGGGAAAAGGTAAAGGATGATTTAATTATTTTCGAAATAGAAGAGTTCTACAATCAACTAAATAGTTTTTCGAAAGAGAAAGGATGCGGATTTTTAGATAATTATTGTGTGGAATTAAATGTGGGATTACAGTCGTTTGATATTGATAAAATTAGACGAAAACTTGCCGAATTTCCTGAGATTATTCAAAAGATAAAATCATACGATTAG